A region of Streptomyces sp. R44 DNA encodes the following proteins:
- a CDS encoding beta-class carbonic anhydrase gives MSTSAHPSADAIRTGATVTDRLVEANERYAADFTDPGMDARPVLRVAVVACMDARLDLHAALGLELGDCHTIRNAGGVVTDDVIRSLTISQRALGTRSVMLVHHTNCGLESLTEDFRHELEDEVGQRPAWAVEAFRDVDQDVRQSMQRVRTSPFLLHSDDVRGFVFDVTTGLLREIDPA, from the coding sequence ATGTCGACCTCCGCGCACCCCTCTGCCGACGCCATACGCACCGGCGCCACGGTCACCGACCGTCTCGTCGAGGCCAACGAACGCTACGCCGCCGATTTCACCGACCCGGGAATGGACGCGCGGCCCGTGCTGCGCGTCGCCGTCGTCGCCTGCATGGACGCCCGTCTCGACCTGCACGCGGCCCTCGGCCTGGAACTCGGCGACTGCCACACCATCCGCAACGCGGGCGGTGTCGTCACCGACGACGTGATCCGCTCGCTCACCATCAGCCAGCGGGCCCTCGGCACCCGCAGCGTGATGCTGGTGCACCACACGAACTGCGGTCTCGAATCGCTCACCGAGGACTTCCGGCACGAGCTGGAGGACGAGGTCGGCCAGCGCCCCGCCTGGGCGGTCGAGGCCTTCCGCGACGTCGACCAGGACGTCCGCCAGTCGATGCAGCGGGTGCGGACCTCCCCCTTCCTGCTGCACTCCGACGACGTCCGGGGCTTCGTCTTCGATGTGACGACGGGCCTGCTGCGCGAGATCGACCCGGCTTAA